The sequence TTGGCATGCGCCTCACCCCGGCGCAGGTCTGCTGGGTGCCGGGGTCGGTCGTTGAACAGGATACGCGGTTCACGCTGGAACCCGACGGCGTATGGAAACCGGAGGCCTAACCCGCCATGAACGCCATCATCGTCTACGACATCCCCGACGACCGCCTGCGCGCCAAAGTCGCCGACATCTGCCTGGACTACGGCCTCCAGCGCATCCAATACTCGGCGTTCCTGGGGACGCTGGCGCCGTCGCGGCAGGAAGAACTCCTGATGAAAATCAAAAAGCGCGCGGGGAAAAAAGAGGCCAACGTCCAAATCTTCCCCATCTGCGAACGATGCTGGGCCAAAAGACAAGTATGGGTACAGAAAGCGAAGAAGAA is a genomic window of Chloroflexota bacterium containing:
- the cas2 gene encoding CRISPR-associated endonuclease Cas2, yielding MNAIIVYDIPDDRLRAKVADICLDYGLQRIQYSAFLGTLAPSRQEELLMKIKKRAGKKEANVQIFPICERCWAKRQVWVQKAKKKASPSGSAT